The following proteins are encoded in a genomic region of Vibrio spartinae:
- a CDS encoding RNA-binding S4 domain-containing protein: MQNNENHADEAAEIEIEAIGIEVNSQPIELYKVLKIADVVSGGGEAKYAIAEGYVVVNGELELRKRRKMYDGDLVEFNGEYYLVICDVPVGEPAQAAPVQDKPGQSHKKASQTTASENSSQRKGKNPTAKKTPANKKSPQSKQGKSNNALTIGKHYQPEQEKNPAKNNSLADKATNKTPSDKSDPIEHDGAGKRGAIKFF; this comes from the coding sequence ATGCAAAATAATGAAAACCACGCTGATGAAGCGGCAGAAATTGAAATCGAAGCGATTGGCATTGAAGTCAACAGTCAGCCTATCGAACTATATAAAGTCCTTAAGATAGCGGATGTTGTCAGCGGCGGCGGTGAAGCTAAATATGCCATTGCTGAGGGATATGTTGTGGTGAATGGTGAACTCGAACTGCGTAAACGCCGTAAAATGTATGATGGTGATCTGGTCGAATTTAACGGTGAGTACTATCTCGTCATTTGTGATGTCCCTGTGGGTGAACCCGCTCAGGCTGCCCCCGTTCAAGACAAGCCCGGTCAATCTCATAAAAAGGCATCGCAAACAACAGCGTCAGAGAATTCTTCGCAGCGTAAAGGCAAAAACCCCACCGCGAAAAAGACGCCAGCGAACAAAAAGTCACCGCAGTCAAAACAAGGAAAGAGCAATAATGCGCTGACGATTGGGAAACATTATCAGCCTGAGCAGGAGAAGAATCCCGCCAAAAATAACAGTCTTGCCGACAAAGCGACAAATAAAACGCCTTCGGACAAGTCTGACCCCATAGAGCATGATGGGGCAGGTAAGCGCGGAGCGATTAAATTTTTCTGA
- a CDS encoding methyl-accepting chemotaxis protein → MTDKRVSFSENDSLISTTSPDSHITYCNEDFCRVAGYQQTELLDKPHNVIRHHDMPKAAFGQLWDYIQSGKSWMGLVKNQCKNSGHYYWVSAFVTPIMGKDGKIYEYQSVRTQPTDAQVSRAISLYRRLKKGAVAIRRIQWMNVSFGLMLLQLLTLIAFASTPLSAPLMLGVMIPSILLQLGCSYRLKQRMTTLNELAQDHYNNPLMEQPYTGYCDDLSRIELALLMKRAELRAATARAKETSGTLLQAANEEADNRRLMDRELSGQETATSAMAVSAEEMLASIDEVSKQAKQSSEFANDAQNKAQEGTQTIEEAVHTVHLLSEHLTHSKTALEQLYHDVDGIETILEMIQGIAEQTNLLALNAAIEAARAGEHGRGFAVVADEVRALSAKTSTFVGDIRSKIEELQATVHKTGQLMEEGVQASEQSVSKSRQSKASFEAIVNDLVSISEQSAYTAQAITEQVQVTQGINEHVIRMNDAIQSTKLLSSSSVERTNTLVTSLESLQRLVQQFSRS, encoded by the coding sequence ATGACAGACAAAAGAGTCAGTTTTTCCGAGAATGACAGTCTCATATCAACCACATCCCCCGACAGTCATATCACCTACTGCAATGAAGATTTTTGCCGGGTTGCCGGTTATCAACAAACAGAACTCCTCGATAAACCCCATAATGTCATTCGCCATCATGACATGCCGAAGGCCGCTTTTGGCCAGTTGTGGGACTATATTCAATCCGGCAAAAGTTGGATGGGACTGGTCAAGAATCAATGTAAAAATTCCGGTCATTATTATTGGGTCTCGGCTTTTGTCACCCCGATCATGGGCAAAGATGGCAAGATCTACGAGTACCAATCCGTCAGAACACAACCGACAGATGCACAGGTTTCACGGGCGATATCACTTTATCGTCGTTTGAAAAAAGGCGCTGTCGCAATCAGACGCATCCAATGGATGAATGTCTCATTCGGGCTCATGCTGCTCCAGTTGCTCACCCTGATCGCTTTTGCTTCTACCCCCTTGTCTGCACCACTCATGCTCGGTGTCATGATCCCATCGATCCTGCTCCAGCTCGGGTGTTCATATCGACTGAAACAGCGCATGACAACGTTGAATGAATTGGCGCAAGACCATTACAACAATCCCCTCATGGAACAACCGTATACAGGCTATTGTGATGATCTCTCTCGCATAGAGTTGGCACTGCTGATGAAACGTGCAGAGTTAAGGGCCGCGACTGCGCGGGCCAAAGAAACATCCGGCACTCTCCTCCAAGCAGCCAATGAAGAAGCTGATAATCGCCGGTTGATGGATCGGGAACTGAGCGGACAAGAAACAGCAACCAGTGCGATGGCTGTATCTGCTGAAGAAATGTTGGCCTCTATTGATGAAGTCTCTAAACAGGCCAAACAAAGCTCTGAATTTGCCAACGATGCACAAAACAAAGCTCAGGAAGGCACCCAGACCATTGAAGAAGCCGTCCACACCGTTCATCTCCTGAGTGAACATTTAACCCATTCGAAAACCGCGCTGGAACAACTTTATCATGACGTTGATGGCATCGAAACAATTCTGGAAATGATTCAAGGTATCGCCGAACAAACCAACTTATTGGCTCTTAATGCCGCAATTGAAGCAGCAAGAGCCGGTGAGCACGGACGTGGCTTCGCCGTGGTGGCAGATGAAGTACGCGCCTTATCTGCCAAAACAAGTACGTTTGTCGGAGATATTCGCTCGAAAATTGAAGAACTACAAGCAACCGTCCATAAAACGGGACAGTTGATGGAAGAAGGCGTCCAAGCTTCAGAGCAAAGCGTCTCCAAATCACGACAAAGTAAGGCGTCATTCGAGGCGATTGTGAATGACTTGGTTTCTATCAGCGAGCAAAGTGCGTACACGGCACAAGCCATTACCGAACAAGTGCAGGTCACTCAAGGGATCAACGAACATGTGATACGGATGAATGATGCCATTCAGTCAACAAAATTACTTTCGTCATCATCGGTTGAACGGACCAATACCCTTGTGACAAGTCTGGAAAGTTTACAGCGGCTGGTACAGCAGTTCAGTCGGTCATAG
- the licT gene encoding BglG family transcription antiterminator LicT → MKKRVWINMQVEKILNNNVIISIDEHGHEVVVMGKGIGFQMKQGMSIDQQRIEKVFTLAKTDDKSLDARYHELLEKIPLELLSVTESIVRLAEQDLPGQLHPSVYISLADHLFFAIERMVKGQPARNPMLWEIRQLYPQEYNVGLQALGLLKTSSGIQFDEDEAGFITLHLVNAQLNEDMNHTVNVTNLIRDIVQIIQYQMAISLDEKSTDFQRLVTHLKFFAHRLIHQKTIESGDDSLFISIKEQYPQSFGCTEKIGQYVEKKYQHVMTSEEMMFLTVHIERVRRATHS, encoded by the coding sequence ATGAAAAAACGAGTTTGGATAAACATGCAGGTTGAAAAAATACTCAATAATAATGTCATTATCTCTATTGATGAGCATGGACACGAAGTCGTGGTTATGGGCAAAGGCATCGGCTTTCAAATGAAGCAAGGGATGTCGATTGATCAACAGCGGATTGAAAAAGTATTTACACTGGCTAAAACTGACGATAAATCACTCGACGCGCGTTACCACGAACTTCTGGAAAAAATACCGTTGGAACTGCTTTCTGTGACGGAATCGATTGTGCGCTTAGCTGAGCAGGATTTGCCGGGACAGTTGCATCCGAGTGTCTATATTTCTTTAGCCGATCACCTGTTTTTTGCCATAGAGCGAATGGTGAAAGGCCAACCGGCCAGAAACCCGATGTTGTGGGAAATCCGCCAGCTCTATCCGCAGGAATATAATGTCGGCTTGCAAGCATTAGGTTTGTTGAAGACATCTTCAGGGATTCAGTTTGATGAAGATGAAGCGGGCTTTATCACGTTGCATTTAGTGAATGCGCAGCTCAATGAAGATATGAATCATACCGTCAATGTGACCAATTTGATTCGTGATATTGTGCAAATAATTCAGTACCAGATGGCAATCAGCTTGGATGAGAAAAGTACCGATTTTCAACGATTAGTGACGCATCTGAAATTTTTTGCGCATCGATTAATTCATCAGAAGACCATCGAATCCGGTGACGATTCACTGTTTATCTCCATCAAAGAGCAGTATCCACAATCGTTTGGTTGTACAGAGAAAATCGGTCAGTACGTCGAGAAAAAATATCAACATGTGATGACGTCAGAAGAGATGATGTTTCTGACTGTACATATAGAGCGGGTCAGACGGGCCACTCATTCATGA
- a CDS encoding HlyD family efflux transporter periplasmic adaptor subunit, with the protein MSKLNSNSDVKSELHKEYKLIINITIVLLIICFVLSFFVTIKRRVVLEDAFIKTAPEPVLFYAEKDIDIKSYKVRDGDVVRNGDSIYNAINPDLEEAESLLLQQIKRDKTKINALNEYISNIYEKMNIEKNYEEFRFNKNKIELKNIDSILKEHRDDYDFFSKGYKEQMNFVDNVSNQSNNYLSIKDIIKYKIELFASRSDLIDLQSDILNLEKRKFLLDDEQNRYTIGATKYKELDIEINQIKGDLAVLISELNVKKTRMDNIRSSKLRIEGVAKSGGKIEFNNINGIRPKQVKKGELIFTIYPEGNHFIAKGVVSEKYIRKIKIGQNVELKMDAYDYLKYGAIKGKVEAVFGVKNGRSEIVINIIDKRDFDLEFGNSIKAFIILNEVNLYEYLYEILFPYIA; encoded by the coding sequence ATGAGTAAGTTAAACTCTAATAGTGACGTTAAGTCAGAGTTGCATAAAGAGTATAAACTGATTATAAATATAACAATTGTTTTGTTGATAATATGCTTTGTTTTATCTTTTTTTGTGACAATTAAGAGAAGAGTTGTTTTAGAGGATGCTTTTATTAAGACAGCACCTGAGCCCGTGTTATTTTATGCGGAAAAAGATATAGATATTAAAAGTTATAAAGTTCGTGATGGTGATGTGGTTAGAAATGGGGATTCTATTTATAATGCAATTAATCCAGATTTAGAAGAGGCTGAATCTCTTTTATTACAACAAATAAAACGGGATAAAACAAAAATAAATGCATTAAATGAATATATTAGTAATATCTATGAAAAAATGAATATTGAAAAGAATTATGAGGAGTTTAGGTTTAATAAAAATAAGATTGAATTGAAAAACATTGACTCTATTTTGAAAGAGCATAGAGATGACTATGATTTTTTTAGTAAAGGATATAAAGAGCAGATGAACTTTGTAGACAATGTTTCAAATCAAAGTAATAATTATTTGTCTATAAAGGATATTATTAAGTATAAAATAGAACTATTCGCTTCACGTAGTGATTTGATTGACCTTCAATCTGATATATTAAATTTAGAGAAAAGAAAATTTCTCTTAGATGATGAGCAGAATCGATATACTATTGGGGCAACTAAATATAAAGAGTTAGATATAGAGATTAATCAGATAAAAGGTGATCTAGCGGTTCTTATCTCAGAATTAAATGTAAAAAAAACACGAATGGATAATATAAGAAGTAGTAAGTTGAGAATAGAAGGTGTTGCAAAGTCTGGCGGTAAGATTGAATTTAATAATATCAATGGAATCAGGCCGAAGCAGGTAAAAAAGGGGGAGTTAATTTTTACGATATATCCTGAAGGGAATCATTTTATAGCAAAAGGCGTTGTTAGTGAAAAGTATATTAGAAAAATAAAAATTGGACAAAACGTAGAGTTGAAAATGGATGCCTATGATTATCTCAAGTATGGCGCAATAAAAGGAAAGGTTGAAGCTGTATTTGGTGTAAAAAATGGTAGGTCTGAAATTGTAATAAATATTATTGATAAGAGAGATTTTGATTTGGAGTTCGGTAATTCTATCAAGGCATTTATAATCTTGAATGAAGTTAATTTGTATGAATATTTATATGAAATACTGTTTCCATACATTGCTTAA